The Reichenbachiella ulvae genome segment CCGCGAACTCTTCGAAAATTCTTTAGAAGGCATATATGTTGCCGACGGCGAGGGAAGTTTCACGACAGTAAACCCTGCTATGGTCAAAATGTTTGGCTATGAATCACGTGAGGAGTTCTGCAAACTTGTCCCTGGCGCTGGATCACTTATGGTGAATCAGCAGGATAGGATGAAGATAAGAGAGCTCCTTCAAATGACAGGT includes the following:
- a CDS encoding PAS domain S-box protein, coding for MYGGRLGILQRKKNAEDKYRELFENSLEGIYVADGEGSFTTVNPAMVKMFGYESREEFCKLVPGAGSLMVNQQDRMKIRELLQMTGEVNGIEHQVYKKNGDIIWVRSNIRVHFNGSNPIKYEGSLEDTKA